Below is a window of Littorina saxatilis isolate snail1 linkage group LG2, US_GU_Lsax_2.0, whole genome shotgun sequence DNA.
actttggtcattaaaaatctgaaaattgtaaaaaaaattatttttttctaaaacgatccaaatttacgttcatcttattttccatcatttgctgattccaaaaacatataaatatgttatatttgaattaaaaacaagctctgaaaattaaatatataaaaactatgatcaaaattaaattttcgaaatcaatttaaaaacactttcatcttattccttgtcggttcctgattccaaaaacataaagatatgatatgtttggattaaaaacacgctcagaaagttaaaacaaagagaggtacagaaaagcgtgctatccttctgagcgcaactgctaccccgctcttcttgtcaatttcactgtctttgccgtgagcgggttcgacagctacttgactaaatgttgtattttcgccttacgcgacttgttgtttacaTCAATTGGAGCTAGttcatttgttgttgtgtttaacGCACGTGCTGACTATGTTTCCCTATCAACCGCCTTCTTTCACTTCACTCTGTTAAATGCAGCAttcacttctttttacatttagtcaagttttgactaaatgttttaacagagaggggtaatcgagacgagggtcgtggtgtatgtgtgtctgtgtgtgtgtgtgtctgtgtgtgtgtgtgtgtgtgtgtgtgtgtgtgtgtgtgtgtgtgtgtgtgtgtgtagagcgattcagaccaaactactggaccgatctttatgaaattttacatgagagttcctgggtatgatatccccagatggtttttttcatttgtttgataaatgtctttgatgacgtcatatccggatttttgtaaaagttgaggcggcactgtcacaccctcatttttcaataaaattgattgaaattttggccaagcaatcttcgacgaaggctggactttggtattgcatttcagcttggaggcttaaaaattaattaatggctttggtgattaaaaatctgaaaattgtaattaattgttTTTTACATAAAACGATCcgaaattacgttcatcttattcttcatcattttctgattctaaaaacatataaatatgttatattcggattaaaaacaagctctgaaaattaaaaaaattaaaactatgattaaaataaaatttctgaaatcgatttaaaaacaattttatcttattccttgtcggttcctgattcctagatatgatatgtttgcattaaaaacacgctcagaaagttaaaacgaagagaggcacagaaaagcgtgctatgcagcacagcgcaaccactaccgcgctaaacaggctcgtcgatttcactgcgttttgcacgagcggcggactacggtcattgtgaaaaaatgcagtgcgttcagtttcattctgtgagttccacagcttgactaaatgtagtaattttgccttgcgcgacttgttttttttattgctgGAGCGTATCATTTTTGAATGCTGAGGCAGACAGCTATAGTATCGGGCAttgtttgtttaaaatcaaAGGGCTCTTACTCTACAAGACCGCTGAatatcctgacagagttatttccggaaaacgtctattGCATCTATCCGATTGTTATTGTGTTCCCATCCCAAACTTGCCTTTTAATAATggcatgtgttagtgtgtgcttATTAAAATATGTCCACTGTTGTTATTTATGTGTCtgtttatttcttctctctaacgtttcatttcttttcatatttttgtcGTCGTATGTTTGCCCTTTTTATTCCCTTTCCCCTTTCATGTTGGGATATTTCTGACATTAACCAGAGCAACCTTGGTTGCTTGTTGCTACTGTTTGATATGATGGAAGCGAGGATGAAGAAGACGCTAAACGGCCCACATCGTGGGCGCGACAGAGTAGCAGCTGCTCTGTTTTCTCGTGCCTGTAAAACATTCGGTATAGTTGGCAATGCTAAATTTATCTCTGTGGCTTCCTTCTATAGCAAGACTTTTTTTCTCCTGGAAACGTATGCGCGTCTAAAACTGGGTCCAATCCtttaataacaagaaattcctaggaggtaggaaaaacacccccgtcaaagggaaataaccttctcagttggtggcagtgactgagtgagaatggttatttccctttgacctgtataagtccttgtataattttaatccaccaataactccctaaccgtgtgtttgactggtcccaatttttgtaaggaccgtctcaggaatgtatagaacctgttcaccaagtttggtgacgatcggtccgttcattcttgagatctatatgcgaacacaaacacacaaacaaacacacaaacacccaaacacccaaacaaacacatcgagtgaaacctatacacacccctatactggGGGTGTAACAAATGTGAATCTATTAGCGGATTGGAATGATCTTGTCAAACAGCAGAGAACCTTGATTCGGTTTGACAGAACTTGGTGTCTGGAATCTGCTTCGCCACACACGGTTCTGTATGGCCATACACTGTCGAAAGCAGAGTAATTCAGTCTTCAAAAATAATGGGGGTGCTTTAGACGCTTGTAATCTTTACATTATGTCGCATTGTCTTACTTTTAATTATACCAATGCACATTGCTTTCTTACTCAGACAAATACTATGCAGTAAAGTATTACCAAAAGAGCTGAGATATAGCTAAGTTCTTGGTAAGAAAGTTAGATGAGCTTCTTTAACCCATGAAATACCGTATTTTTTTCAATATTAGCTGGAGCAATGCATGTGGAATCCAAAGCATGCAGGACTTAATGCATTACTGTTGTGTTGAAAAGCTACTTCGGTCCTGATCACGCGCTAATAAACGTTGATTGTTGCCACATTGCAAGCTCATAAAGTAGGTAAATTGACGTTAAAAAACCATGAACGGGATATATTTCCTTTTATAAAATGTTATGAAACAGCAACGCAATATTGTGAGACTGGAATAAACTTGATTCCATGAAGAGGACATTTCATAGCATGGTGAATGTGTATAAAACAGCAAAACAATATTGCGAGATTGGAATGAAGTTGATTCTGGCCAGAGGAGTGGAAAAGGACCGGGACCCGAGGACGTGACATCAAAACAGCTCAACTTTCTGATAAGTCGTTCGACTACGGTCAGACTCCAAGCTGGTCAGTTCCTGTCTtagtttctttcttccttccgttAAGCTTGTTCTTAATTGGGCGTAGCTGCGGGTTTTCAGTATGAAGACTTCGTGAAGCTTCGCGAAGACGACTTCGGtctcggactgggtggccgagtggtaacgcacttgcgctcggaagcgagaggttgcgagttcgaccctgggtcagggcgttagcaattttctcccccctttcctaacctatgtggtgggttcaagtgctagtctttcggatgagacgaaaaaccgaggtcccttcgtgtacactacattggggtgtgcacgttaaagatcccacgattgacaaaagggtctttcctggcaaaattgtataggcatagataaaaaatgtccaccaaaatacccgtgtgacttggaataataggccgtgaaaagtaggatatgcgccgaaatggctgcgatctgctggtcgatgtgaatgcgtgatgtattgtgtaaaaaattccatctcacacggcataaatagatccctgcgccttgagtccgagtctggagatacgcgcgcgatataagacttcatataataataaagaGAGTGTTTGTCAGATCGTTGATTTGTTCGTTGCAGCAATTACAGCTTGCTAGCTGGTCAGTCCGTGTGTTATTTCATTTCTTGAGAGAATGTGTGTTGTCAAATAGATTTGGTTAACGGCGTATTCCTTTAAGTGTTTGCAATCATGTCCACCACCAGAGATCACTTCAGGCTTTGCACGGGATGAAGGAGTACTTCAACTTAAAGACAGTGACAAAACCAACAGCTTGTTTTTaaacaggaggtataatttatTAACTTGTCCAAGGCAGTGTATGGGGGCTTATCTTTTCaaccacaatttttttttaaagtgtcaTGCTTCACTTCTGTCATTTTAATGGCAAATATCATGCAACAAATTTCTTCTTTTCAGAAAAATGGCTGTCGGAAAGACCTTTGCGTTGGCAGCTCTGCTGTGTGCAGTCCTGCATGTACCACGTGTACTAGGTAggtagtagtggtagtggtagtagttgtggtggtagtagtagtagaagtaaaAGTAGTAGTGGTAACAGTAGTATagtaggtggtggtggtggtggtggtgatggtggtggtagaAACCAAAGTAGCAGTAGTACtcgaagtagtagtagtatttgttgtggttgtagtaggtattgttgttgttattgaagTAGTATAAAATACTCATCGTTAAAACAAACTGGACAGGTACgttattttgtttaaatcttTGTGGCGGATTGTttatattaaaatatatttGACAGTTTAAAAGTTGTAGATATAAACATACATTGCGTACATATACTTATCGTTTAGCATATCACCACATACATGTCCCTAATAGTGGGTTAGTtacctgtgaggacgttaagcccccccccccccccccctagtataCATATGTTTAACATAAACCTATATATAAACATAGACCTACACATAAACAGCTTGATCATCCATGATGTAGCGTCTATACAACCAAGGACGTCCCCCGGGAGTTGATCTGGACAAAAAGTTATTCATGACGATTGTCGAATGTGTGCTGGTTTTGGCATGCGATTACACAAAACGGTTAGCTTTCATCCACCAAAACTTCGTTCCAGTCTGTTTTCTTTGTAATCCTTATTACTGTTAGCAAGAACATTTCACGACCTTCAATTTGATATATCCAACATGTGATAATTACCTGAAGAAATGAGCATAAAATTTAAGATTTTTTGGCCATACCCTTATTTCATTGTTTTCAGCATGAAATACCgtgaactggtaagagttaaatgatgtgtttctatttgaattATATAGTAACGTTTCTTTCCGATATGTCTGGAAATAGCGTAATTACAAAGTCGCATGAAGCGAAATTTCatcatttagtcaatctgtcgaactcacagaaggaAATAAACAgactacattttttttttatcaaaacatTATAGCTTTGACCACCGTGGCCATGCGCCAAGAAAGCGCAGAACACGTTCACAAAAAAAGCGTGCAGAAAGTGGCAAGCCAGTTTCGCGCAGTAGGCATAGCGCTTCACAGAAAAGCccgctttttggctcacgtaagtgtagcctatagGCTGGGAAGCGTTTGGATGTGTGCGAAGTAATTGCTATAAAATTCATTTTAGGTGCAGTTGATTCATTTCAGTGTGCCTGCACACATCTAATCGAGTTGGCCGGGAAAAAACCATGCGATGAGTCCGAAATAtcgtacattttattttagttttcgGAGCGACAGTTTTTCACAAGCTACCCAAGGAAACTATTCAATAACATCACACGATAGCTTAATCAGCATGGCGTAAGCAGTTTATTGGTCTCATCTATGTATAGATATATTTGTTTGCTTCCCAGGGGCGCATTTCACTGCTCGCATTATAATGATTATTAGGCGATTGCAGATTCAGTCTTTGTCTATGTGCCTTGTGAAATTATGTCCATTGAGAACAACGTGGATCGTGCATGTGACTGTTAGGTAATAAGTTTTTTTCCATGTTCAGCTTCACCTACTTACGTTGCGTTTATTTATTAATCTGTGCATTTGTTAGTgggtatgtacatgtatttctttcaaGGTTACCTAACATTATATCAGTGCAATAGGACAAGCAATCATTCAGCTCAGTAGGCCAAACACTGTTATTGCACCATTGAAGTTTGCACTTGGCGTGCAAATGCACCGATCATTCGGTTCACGGTTTCTGATCGATACCCTCAGCCACCTTGGCTTTAGCTGTTCTTACACAAAGGTACGGAAATTTGAACTGAATGCTGCGCAATCATATGGCATTGATCTCCCACCTACTACTGTGTATGCCTGCCTGTGCAGAAATCCCCGACGCAATGCAGTCTGTCACAGACGTTGCATTCCATTCTAGCGAGCAACAAACGCAGCACAAAGAGTTGAGCGTGGCAAGGCAGAAGCGAGATCACACAGACATTCAGCTGATCTTGAGATATCTGCTTGATAGGAACCCTTTCACTGTGGATACAGCCCTCCGATCCATTTCAAGCGGAAAAGAAGCTGAAGCTACTGTGAATGCAGAACAAGCAAAAGGCGTAGGAAACAAGATTCTGAGCAGCATGATCGGAAATAATGTTGTGGATTTCACCTTTAAAAAGAAGGATCAAGCTGTAACCATGGCTCTGAAAGCCAAGTCGTCCAATCTGCACGATGATCTAGTACATGTTCACTCCATGCTGTTGTTCCAGAGACTAGTGACAACTGTGAAGAACACCAACGGATGTCTTGAGGACACCTTTGCCTTTGAGATGTGCAGTGTCCCAGCATCGCTGTTTGATTCGGGTGGTCTGCCAAGACAAGGTACCAAGGCTGCACTGGCAACTTACATCTGGACTTCAACAAAGCAGGTAAATGGTGTTATTCCTGATGATGTAACATATGTCATCGATGGTGGCTTGCTGTTGCACCTTCTGCCCTGGTGCCGTGGTTCAACATACAACCAGCTTACTCAGAGTTACGCAGACTTTCTCATTCGTCATTTTGGCAAAGgaactgttgtttttgatggATACAGCTGCGGACCTACCACCAAAGATGCAGCCCATTTGCGAAGAACAAGCAGAGCCAATACAGCATGTGCCATCACTTTTGAGGGTGACATGGTCCTGTGCGAACCAAAGGAGCGCTTCCTGACGAATCCAAACAACAAACAGCGGTTCATCAACCTCCTTAGTTCCCGTTTTTCACAGCACGGCTTTGACACTGTCCATACAACTGCTGATGCTGATAGGCTCGTCGTAAAGACTTCTCTGGAATTGGCAAGGAAGGGAAACGTGATTCTGGTTGGCGAGGACACCGATCTGCTCATCCTTCTGTTGTACCATCTTACGCCAGATCACTGCCCCGTCTTCTTCACTTCAGTGAGATCATCGACAGCAAAATCAGCTGCAAAAGTGTGGGACATCAAAAAAGTCCAGACTGTTCTTGGATCTCAAGTTTGTGAGAACATCCTGTTTGCGCACGCCTTTGGTGGATGCGATACAATTAGCAGTCCATTCGGGATTGGAAAACCAATGTGTTTAACGAAATTGACCCAGTCAACAGTGTTCGTGCAGCAGGCCCATGTCTTCAGCGCCAGTCCTTGCAGAGAcacttgtgacaggggaggctaccgctcctttcacagcagactctgcacccgagttgttggcctttaaaagtcaacaccggtgtattgtagaattctgtttgtgatggggtctggtggtttccgattgtctgtatgttcatggaaaccttcgggtttgcataacagtttttataaggctaagaaattagccctaacattttcaatcctgtttgattgcacttcgcctcccgaggtgatcgtagtgtttcggcactcggttacatctggtgcttgcgagcagggatgggactcggcatgatatgttcaggtaatggcataatatgaccactgaacattttcgtgctgttcccattctgcgaacttgggatggacagtggtcccccggttcggaacttcgggacgaagttcattcaaacgggggcgattgtgacaggggaggcttccgctcctttcacagcagactctgcacccgagttgttggcctttaaaagtcaacactggtgtattgtagaattctgtttgtgatggggtctggtggtttccgattgtctgtgtgttcatggaaaccttcgggtttgcataacagtttttatagggctaagaaattagctctaacattttcaatcctgtttgattgcacttcgcctcccgaggtgatcatagtgtttcggcactcggttacacactgATGAGCTGATAGGAGCAGGAGAAAGGGCCTTTGTAGAACTCTATGGGGGGAAGGAAAGAGACACTTTGAACTTCCTCCGCTACATCAAGTACATGCAGAAAGTCTCTACATGTACCTCATCGTTTCAGCCCTGCAAACTCCCACCTACATCAGCAGCAGCTAAATTCCATTCCATGAGAACATACTTCCAGGTGCAAGAATGGATGCACTTGCATCAAGAACAGTTCCTCCTGGATCCGATGGACTGGGGATGGGAGATTGTTCAAGGCGCCATGCTTCCTATTCTCATTGACATTGCTGCTGCTCCTGGTGATCTACTCGATGTCATCCGATGCAATTGCAAGACAGAGTGTCGAACAGCAAGATGTTCATGCCGAAAACACGGCCTCGTGTGTACGTCTGGCTGTGGAGAGTGCAGAGGGGAGAGCTGTGCCAACACTGTGACCGAGCCGTTGCCTGTGTAGGTACATCAGACGATGAAGACGGGCTTTAGCGTAAGTACGAGGTCATGTTGaatagagtgtgcgtgtgcatgttcaCATGTGTAATGCAACAGTAACGGGTAAAGGAGGGAGAATATCAGCACAGTAATTGTCAACTCACATACCTGTCAAACGCGACCCGGGAGACGCGCCCTGTGAAACCACACCGAATGCGCTAGATTTGAGCTTCGGCTACGTTATTTCGCGCTAAATAAATGCAATTCAACCTATTTATCAACTGAATGTGCTTTTCTTACATATTATATGAGTGACATATGGCACATCCCTTAAAATAAGACATGTTATAGACGTGAGAAGTGAGGGACGGAGCATATTCGGAATACCGTTATTGCGCAGTTGTCATCATTCTTTAAAAGCTTCAAAAATATAGTTCGCATGGGAAAACGTTGGCCAACTCGGTTTTACCTGATCAATGGATGCATGTAGAGTACAAAAAAGGTGAAATAAATTTTATAGCAATTTGTTCACACAGGAGGTGAAATCTGATGAAATCTGCCTAGCCtactatgcgatgctaacttttgtctgtctgtgcgtgcgtgcgtgcgtgcgtgcgtatgtatgtgtgtatgtctgtggtagaaactttaacatttgaagacgtcatattacattgacgtcacattatgacgtacgagggttagacgtcactcgatggaattactgaaagtctcggtgattgttattttgagcgggccgagactatttggcagtcgtgtccatgtaagtaggctacatgcagacagacagatctagatctagtgtctcgctttcttgcacagtttcacctatgctctttctgtgtgtgtgtgtgtgtgtgtgtgtgtgtgtgtgtgtgtgtgtgtgtgtgtgtgtgtgtgtgtgtgtgtgtgtgtgtgtgtgtgtgtgtactgtgtgtgtgtactgtgtgtgtgtatgtgtgacggagtgattgagtttgtgttactgtttgtcgatttcttacgtgagccttgaaggcttcgcctctctTGTCTCTATtcttttcaactttctgagctttTGTTTAGATCGATTACTAAAATTGTTATTAGAAGTTTCGCACTTTTAATGACCATACTCATTAATCAATtgttaaggtgtgtgtgtgtgtgtgtgtgtgtgtgtgtgtgtgtgtgtgtgtgtgtgtgtgtgtgtgtgtgtgtgtgtgtgtgtgtgtgtgtgtgtgtgtagatggtAGTGATAAATGAGGATGTTATTTAGAGGACAGTAATGGTGTTACctgctttgttaaaaaaaaattatttcactTTTACTGTGTGCAGGTGCCTCGTGTTCCGCCAACTCTAGTCTGTCTGCCTTCACCAACATTAGTTACCAGGCTTGCTGTGGAACACGGGCCTATGATAACAGGACACAGAGTTGTTGCGGAACACAAGTCTTCTCCATGTCATCACACGCTTGCTGTGGAGAGGAAGTCCTACTTAAGAGAAGCAAGTATCGTTGCTGCAACGGAACTCAGAAATACAATTACAGGAGACAAAGCTGTTGCAACGGCCAGCTCGTCAAAGGCGGAAGAAAGTACCACTGCTGTGGAAACAAGACCTACAAAAACGGCTACACGCACACCTGCTGCAACGAACAAATCGTGAAACTCGGCGGAGAAAAGCACCGTTGCTGTGGAAACAAAACCTACAGTTACGAGACGCACGAATGCTGCAACGGCCAAATCCGAAAAGGCGGTGGATGGAAGTACGCGTGCTGCGGAGACGAGGTGTACAAATACACAACGCACACCTGTTGCAACGCCACCATCTCCCCCGGTGGGAAACACTACAGATGCTGCGCCAACAAGACCTACAACTCCCTCACCCACGAATGCTGCAACGGCCAGGCTGTAAGAGGCGGTTACAGACACGGTTGTTGTGGCAACGATACCTACAGTTATGACACACAGGATTGCTGCGACGGCAACGTCGTACCAGGGGGAAGGTGGCGTTATTGTTGCGGCAGAAACCAGACGTTCCATTACAGGAGCCAAGGTTGTTGTGTCAACGAGACTATCCTAACGGTCTACAGCAAAAAGACACATGCTTGTTGCGAAGGAAAACTGGTGGAAAGCGGGAAACGGCAACGCTGCTGTGGCACTAAGCTATACAACTACGAGAAGCGTATCTGTTGTGAAGGCGAGGTCAAGAAGGGTGGAAGATATATCAGATGCTGCGGGTCTAAGACCTACAATACTGCAACTCAGGTCTGTTGTGGGGGCCAAGTTCCGCCGACTGGGAACAGTTGCTGCGGGGACAAGGtctacaattaccaaacacagACCTGCTGCGGAGACAAAATCAGAACCGGAGGAACGTACCACTACTGTTGTGGGACACAGACCTACCACTCCAGAACTCAAGGCTGCTGTGGTTCACGAACCtacaacaaaacaacagaaaCTTGCTGTCTGGGCAAAATCAAGCCGGGTGGTACATACTATAGATGCTGTGACAACAAACCCTATGACTACAGAACACTGTCTTGCTGCCTAGGAAAGGTCATGCCAGGTGGAACGTATCATTATTGCTGTAGGAAACAAGCCTACAACTCCCGCACACACGGCTGCTGCAAAAATCAAATCTACGACACGACGAACCACACCTGTTGCAAGAACCAAGTCGTGCCCGGAGGTAAGAGTCATCGTTGTTGCAAAAAGCAGGCCTACAACTACGTAACTCACTCTTGTTGCCTCGGCCAAGTCTCGCCCGGTGGATCCAAGCACAACTGTTGCGGAGCTAAAGCCTACAACTACAGAACTCAGTCCTGTTGCCTTGACCAGGTATTACCAGGTGGATCCAATCACTATTGCTGTGGGGAAAAAGTCTACAACTACGCAACACACGTATGCTGCCCTATCGGCCAGATCGTACCAGGCGGACAGTCATACCGCTGCTGCGGAGCTCAAACCTACAACACAACGTCACTCACTTGCTGCGGTGGAAAAGTTCTTCCAGGAGGAGCCTATCACCGTTGCTGCGGAACTAACTCGACCTTCGATTACAGAACACAGACATGTTGTGGCGGTGAAAGCAAGCCTGGAGGACAGGATCACGCGCACTGCTGTGGAACTCAGCCCTATAACTACAGAACACACGGTTGCTGCGGAGATGACATCTACAACAAATCGACACACAGTTGTTGCGACGGCAACGCCTTGCCAGGAGGACTCGGTCACGGCTGCTGCGGGGCGCAGACGTACGACTACAATACTCAGAGTTGCTGTGTCGGCCAAATCAAACCGGGTGGGAGGTACCGTTTCGGCTGTTGCGGAGCTCAGCCCTACAACTACACAAAACACCGCTGCTGCAAAAATGAAACTTACAACGCTACTTCTCATACCTGCTGCCGGAACAAAGTCGTACCGGGGGGCACTGATCGCCGATGCTGTGGATCTCAGTCGTACAATCTCAATACGCACACCTGCTGTGATGGAAGGAATCCCAAAGCAATCGGACCGAATCCTGCCTGCTGCGAAGGTCAGGCGTATAACTCCGAGACCCATACCTGCTG
It encodes the following:
- the LOC138958837 gene encoding balbiani ring protein 3-like, with amino-acid sequence MAVGKTFALAALLCAVLHVPRVLGASCSANSSLSAFTNISYQACCGTRAYDNRTQSCCGTQVFSMSSHACCGEEVLLKRSKYRCCNGTQKYNYRRQSCCNGQLVKGGRKYHCCGNKTYKNGYTHTCCNEQIVKLGGEKHRCCGNKTYSYETHECCNGQIRKGGGWKYACCGDEVYKYTTHTCCNATISPGGKHYRCCANKTYNSLTHECCNGQAVRGGYRHGCCGNDTYSYDTQDCCDGNVVPGGRWRYCCGRNQTFHYRSQGCCVNETILTVYSKKTHACCEGKLVESGKRQRCCGTKLYNYEKRICCEGEVKKGGRYIRCCGSKTYNTATQVCCGGQVPPTGNSCCGDKVYNYQTQTCCGDKIRTGGTYHYCCGTQTYHSRTQGCCGSRTYNKTTETCCLGKIKPGGTYYRCCDNKPYDYRTLSCCLGKVMPGGTYHYCCRKQAYNSRTHGCCKNQIYDTTNHTCCKNQVVPGGKSHRCCKKQAYNYVTHSCCLGQVSPGGSKHNCCGAKAYNYRTQSCCLDQVLPGGSNHYCCGEKVYNYATHVCCPIGQIVPGGQSYRCCGAQTYNTTSLTCCGGKVLPGGAYHRCCGTNSTFDYRTQTCCGGESKPGGQDHAHCCGTQPYNYRTHGCCGDDIYNKSTHSCCDGNALPGGLGHGCCGAQTYDYNTQSCCVGQIKPGGRYRFGCCGAQPYNYTKHRCCKNETYNATSHTCCRNKVVPGGTDRRCCGSQSYNLNTHTCCDGRNPKAIGPNPACCEGQAYNSETHTCCYGEIQSKTTPCVSRYG